DNA sequence from the Maribacter dokdonensis DSW-8 genome:
CCCGGTGTTTATTATTTTAAAGATCAAAAGGGAAAAATTATTTATGTTGGTAAGGCAAAAAACATCAAAAAAAGAGTGCTTGGGCATTTTTATGATAAAAAGACGAAAGAATTGGTTCTTTGCGCTGAAACCGCTTCTTTAGATTATGAGGAAACAGGTAATGAACTTATTGCACTTTTAAAGGAATCTGCCGAAATTAAACACTATTACCCAAAGTACAATAGTGCTCAAAAAAGGTCTATTCAACAATATGGTATTTTCACTTACGTTGACCGCAATGGTATTTACCACTTGGCGTTCAATAAGATAAAAATGACTCCCAACCCTATTGCCGTTTGTTATAGCCCAACGGAGGCCAGACAATATTTAGAAATCCTGTGTAGCACTTTTGAGCTTTGCCCAAAATATTGCCATCTGCAAGAAAACGTGACGGTTTGTTCCCATTACAAAATTAAGCAGTGCATTGGCATTTGCTCGGATCTAGAAATGGTGGATGAGTATAACGAACGCGTTCATAATGCTATACAAAACATTAAAGATGTTTCCTCCACCTTGGTTATTAAGACCAAAGGCAGAACTTTGGACGAAAACGGCTTTGTAATCATTAAGGAAAATAACTACGCCGGTTACGGCTTTGCACCTACTGAAGTGGCTATTTCACAAATGGAAGACCTAGAAATGTTCATTACACCGCAAAAAAATACGCTAGAAACCCAGCGTATCGTAGAAAGCTATTTAAGGAAACACCCCAACACTATTTTTCAATTATAGCGTAGTAGGGCACACATAGTCCGTCTTCTCCAAATCTTCTTTCTTCAATGCTCCATAGCCACCTTTAACATCGATGAGATTATGAATACCACGACTTTTTAAAATAGAAGATGCTATAACAGAACGGTAACCACCTGCACAATGCACCAAAAATTCTCCCTTTTCAGGAAATTTGGACAAATGTTTGTTCAATTCACTTAAGGGAGTATGAACTGCACCTACCAAATGTTCGCTTAAATACTCACCATCTTTACGCACATCAAAAACGGCATTACCTTTATCTATTAAAGTTTTGGCTTCAGGTGCCGTAATAGAAGTTATTTGATCCACTTCCTTCCCTGCCGCTTTCCAAGCTTCTATTCCGCCTTTTAAATATCCGATGGCAGCATCAAATCCTACACGGGACAATCTAGTAATAGCCTCTTCTTCTTTACCCTCAGGAATCACCAATAGTAATGGCTGTTTGGTATCCGCAATTAAATCGCCCACCCAAGGAGCAAAATCACCGTTCAATCCTATAAATATGGACCTTGGTATATGACCTTTTACAAATTCATCTTGATGTCTAACATCTAACACCAAAGCCTCGGTATCATTAGCTGCTTTTTC
Encoded proteins:
- a CDS encoding exonuclease domain-containing protein — protein: MYTIIDIETTGNGIKGNRITEISIFKYDGHEVVDEFTSLVNPECEIPAFITGLTGIDNDMVRNAPLLEDIIPQIIDITKDTIFVAHSVNFDYNVIKNEFKLLGHDFSRKKLCTVRLSRKLLPGYNSYSLGKLTSALGIPLTDRHRARGDAHATVLLFHKLLRTENAEIVFKQFLNAKSQEATLPPGLPKEQFLKLPTTPGVYYFKDQKGKIIYVGKAKNIKKRVLGHFYDKKTKELVLCAETASLDYEETGNELIALLKESAEIKHYYPKYNSAQKRSIQQYGIFTYVDRNGIYHLAFNKIKMTPNPIAVCYSPTEARQYLEILCSTFELCPKYCHLQENVTVCSHYKIKQCIGICSDLEMVDEYNERVHNAIQNIKDVSSTLVIKTKGRTLDENGFVIIKENNYAGYGFAPTEVAISQMEDLEMFITPQKNTLETQRIVESYLRKHPNTIFQL